In Tenebrio molitor chromosome 6, icTenMoli1.1, whole genome shotgun sequence, one genomic interval encodes:
- the dpp gene encoding protein decapentaplegic, with amino-acid sequence MRLRTLLFVVVSASCWGKSLSIPKEVIEEVKTTLLPMFGITETPKLDGVQVHVPEVLKKLYDIQNDLDYDTASLPITGIDTGSANTVRSFIHIESPVDQKFTRSNRFRLKFNVSTIPPTEILKAAEVKLTRAVVEDPVENHPYQRILMHDILRPGVKGVRAPITRVIDSKMIDTRKNSTVSLDVYPAVKRWMEVPKHNHGVLVTVTTAGDKKTPAKPHLRLRRESDPSNWARSQPLLLTYTDDGKNKQRSAEDMSKMRRKRGTKRQQRKNERDPCRRRQMYVNFRDVGWSDWIVAPLGYDAFYCGGECDYPMPDHMNTTNHAIVQSLINSADPSKVPKPCCVPTQLSSMSMLYVGSDNNVILKNYKEMVVVGCGCR; translated from the exons ATGCGTTTACGCACGTTACTTTTCGTCGTGGTGAGCGCGTCGTGTTGGGGGAAGTCCCTCTCGATACCCAAGGAAGTCATAGAGGAGGTCAAGACGACCCTGCTGCCCATGTTCGGCATCACGGAGACGCCGAAACTCGACGGCGTCCAAGTCCACGTCCCGGAGGTGCTCAAGAAGCTCTACGACATCCAGAACGACCTGGACTACGACACCGCCTCGTTGCCCATCACGGGAATCGACACCGGCAGCGCCAACACCGTTCGCAGCTTCATCCACATAG AGAGTCCCGTTGACCAAAAGTTCACCCGCTCCAACCGCTTTCGGTTGAAGTTCAACGTGTCGACGATACCACCGACGGAGATCTTGAAAGCTGCCGAGGTGAAACTGACCCGCGCGGTGGTCGAAGACCCCGTCGAGAACCACCCTTATCAGCGCATCCTGATGCACGACATCCTGCGCCCAGGGGTTAAGGGTGTGAGGGCGCCGATCACCCGCGTGATCGACTCCAAGATGATCGACACCCGGAAGAACTCCACCGTGAGTTTGGACGTGTACCCCGCCGTGAAACGGTGGATGGAAGTGCCCAAGCACAACCACGGGGTTTTGGTGACGGTGACGACGGCCGGCGACAAGAAAACGCCGGCGAAGCCCCACCTGCGGCTGCGCAGGGAGTCCGACCCGAGCAACTGGGCCAGGAGCCAACCCCTCCTGCTGACGTACACCGACGACGGCAAGAACAAGCAGCGGTCGGCGGAGGACATGAGCAAGATGCGGAGGAAACGCGGCACGAAGAGACAACAGAGGAAGAACGAGAGGGACCCGTGCAGGCGCCGCCAGATGTACGTCAACTTCCGGGACGTGGGCTGGAGCGACTGGATCGTGGCGCCGCTCGGGTACGACGCCTTCTACTGCGGGGGCGAGTGCGACTACCCCATGCCCGATCACATGAACACCACCAACCACGCAATCGTCCAGAGTCTGATCAACTCGGCGGACCCGTCCAAGGTGCCGAAACCGTGCTGCGTCCCGACGCAGCTCTCCTCCATGTCGATGCTGTACGTCGGCAGCGACAACAACGTCATCCTCAAGAACTACAAGGAGATGGTGGTGGTGGGGTGCGGTTGCCGATAA